The window CGTGTCGGCGATGTCGAGTACCTCTTCGAGCCGGTGCGAAATATAGACGACGGCCGTGCCGCGTTCCTTGAGCCGCTCGATGAGTCGGAACAGGTGGCCAGCCTCGCCCGGGCTGAGGGCGGCTGTGGGCTCGTCGAGGATGAGGACGCGGGCGCCTGCCGCGATCGTGTCGCTGCGCGTGGCCATGGCGCGGGCGACCGTGACCAGTTGCTGTTGGCTTGGTGAGAGGCTGGTCACCGGTGCGCGGAGCGGTAGGCCCAGCTCCAGCTCGCTGCTGATGCGGGCTGCGTCCTGGTAGAGACGCCGCTGGGAGAGCACCCCGAGCCTGGTGGCGGGCTCCTCGCCAAGGAACAGGTTCTCGGCAACGTTCAGGTGGGGAACGAGGTCGGGGGTCTGGTATACGACTCGGATCCCGGCGCGGCGCGCCTCCACGGGATGACGGAACGTGGCCCTGCTACCCCCTAGCGTCAGATGGCCGCTCGAGGGTGCGAACACGCCCGCGAGCAGGTTCATGAGGGTCGACTTGCCGGCGCCGTTCTGGCCGACAAGGGCGTGGACTTCGCCCGGGTAACAGGCGAAGTCCACGTTCGAGAGTGCTGCGGTGGTCCCGAACGACTTGCTCACCCCGTGGGCGGCAAGTACGGGCTCTCGCGTCACGTTAGGGCGCCGGCTTCCAATCCTCTGGCAACTCCGTGGCCCACCAGTCGTCCGGCCGGTCCAGTTCCACCCAGTTGGCGTTGTCGGCGGGGCTCACGTACTCGGAGGCGACAGGCTCGTTCGCGGGTACGGGCTCGCCCTTCAAGATTGCCACGGCAAGCTGCATAGCGACCTGGCCGGCGCGCGTGGGGAAGGTGACCGCCCCACCCTGGCCATGCTCGGCTACCCACTTCAGCCAGCCGTTGTACTCGTCGCCAGGAGAGAAGGTCACTTCGTCCAGGCGGCCGGCTTCGTCGAACGCCTCGGCTATGCCGAGCGACATCTGACCGGAGGGCGAGAAGACGCCGTCGATTCGGGGGTAGCGGAGGAGCAGGTTCTCGGTGATCCGCTTCGACTCGGAGCGGCTCCACTGGCCGTACTCGACACTCAGGAGCTGCATGCCCGGGTTGGCGGCGAGCACGTCGTTGAGGGCCTCCAACTGTGCGGTGGCGGCGTAGGTTCCGGGGAGAGGAAGCATCGCGACCACGCCACCTTGGCCGTTCATGTCAGTGGCGAGGTGCTCCGCGACGAGGTGCCCGAGCGCGTACTGGTCGATGCTGGCCTGGCTAGTCACCTGCGGCAAGGGCGACGGCTCGCCCACGCTGACGATGGGCACGCCTTGCGAAGCTGCCCTATCGAGTGCCGGCTGCACCGACTCGTTGTCGACGGCCCAGAAGATCAGCAGGTCGATCCCTTGGCTGAGGAGGTCCTCGATGTCCGCGACCTGCTTGTTGGCGTCGAAGCCCGCGTCCGTCACGATGATCTCGCCG of the Trueperaceae bacterium genome contains:
- a CDS encoding sugar ABC transporter ATP-binding protein, with protein sequence MTREPVLAAHGVSKSFGTTAALSNVDFACYPGEVHALVGQNGAGKSTLMNLLAGVFAPSSGHLTLGGSRATFRHPVEARRAGIRVVYQTPDLVPHLNVAENLFLGEEPATRLGVLSQRRLYQDAARISSELELGLPLRAPVTSLSPSQQQLVTVARAMATRSDTIAAGARVLILDEPTAALSPGEAGHLFRLIERLKERGTAVVYISHRLEEVLDIADTISILRDGSLVETVPREKVTRERLIRQMTGGDITERSRREHDSSKGAALLRVRDLEAAGLGPFALDLHPGEILGVAGLVGSGRTELLRLVFGADRRSGGSVELNGTAL
- a CDS encoding substrate-binding domain-containing protein gives rise to the protein MILGSTAVRARTWLLALLLCLAAPAAAAQATVDTSGFAATPPWKIGVSAGYLSNSWVVFALQYIKYEASLHPEVGEIIVTDAGFDANKQVADIEDLLSQGIDLLIFWAVDNESVQPALDRAASQGVPIVSVGEPSPLPQVTSQASIDQYALGHLVAEHLATDMNGQGGVVAMLPLPGTYAATAQLEALNDVLAANPGMQLLSVEYGQWSRSESKRITENLLLRYPRIDGVFSPSGQMSLGIAEAFDEAGRLDEVTFSPGDEYNGWLKWVAEHGQGGAVTFPTRAGQVAMQLAVAILKGEPVPANEPVASEYVSPADNANWVELDRPDDWWATELPEDWKPAP